A single Bacteroidales bacterium DNA region contains:
- the nuoH gene encoding NADH-quinone oxidoreductase subunit NuoH, with protein sequence MFDFSTITNWIDELLQSCMAPWAVVLVEGLIIGILLLLLYALIALALIYAERKICAFFQCRYGPNRVGPLGLMQPIADMFKMLIKEIISIKDSDKFLYGLAPFLVILSSMLTFGCMPFGKGLLTLDFNIGVFFIMAVSSIGVLGILLAGWSSNNKFTLIGAMRSGAQMISYELSIGLSILSVVVYAGTMQTSQLISAQESAWFLFSGHIPMVIAFLIYLIAGTAETNRGPFDLPEAESELTAGYHTEYSGMHFGFYYLAEYLNMFIVSGIASLLFLGGWMPLHISGWETFNTVMDYIPSVIWFFMKTAVIMFIIMWFKWTFPRLRIDQLIKFEWKYLLPIGLFNLLLVTLMTVFGWHF encoded by the coding sequence ATGTTTGACTTTTCAACCATAACAAATTGGATAGATGAACTACTGCAAAGTTGTATGGCTCCTTGGGCAGTAGTATTGGTAGAAGGATTAATAATAGGAATATTACTTCTACTCTTATATGCTCTAATAGCATTGGCATTGATATATGCTGAACGTAAAATATGTGCATTCTTTCAATGCCGTTACGGACCAAATCGTGTAGGACCATTAGGTTTAATGCAACCTATTGCCGATATGTTTAAAATGTTGATTAAAGAGATTATATCAATAAAAGATAGTGATAAATTCCTTTACGGATTAGCACCATTCTTAGTAATTTTATCATCAATGTTAACATTTGGTTGTATGCCATTCGGTAAAGGCTTGCTAACACTCGACTTTAATATTGGAGTATTCTTTATTATGGCAGTATCGTCAATAGGAGTTTTAGGAATACTACTTGCTGGATGGTCAAGCAACAACAAATTTACGCTAATTGGAGCAATGCGAAGCGGTGCTCAAATGATAAGTTATGAGTTGTCAATAGGTCTTTCAATACTATCAGTAGTAGTATATGCAGGAACAATGCAAACTTCGCAATTGATTTCAGCACAAGAGAGTGCGTGGTTCTTATTCTCTGGACATATTCCAATGGTAATCGCATTCTTGATATATCTCATTGCGGGAACAGCAGAGACAAATCGTGGACCATTTGACTTGCCAGAGGCAGAATCAGAGTTAACAGCAGGATACCATACTGAGTATTCAGGAATGCACTTTGGATTCTACTATTTAGCAGAATATTTGAATATGTTTATAGTCTCAGGAATAGCATCATTACTATTCTTGGGAGGATGGATGCCTCTACACATATCAGGATGGGAAACATTCAACACAGTAATGGATTATATACCATCTGTAATATGGTTCTTTATGAAGACCGCAGTAATTATGTTTATAATAATGTGGTTTAAGTGGACATTCCCACGATTGAGAATTGACCAACTAATTAAATTTGAGTGGAAATATCTATTACCAATAGGTCTATTCAATCTATTATTAGTAACACTAATGACAGTTTTCGGTTGGCATTTTTAA
- a CDS encoding NADH-quinone oxidoreductase subunit D, with the protein MSSIYEKIKAIVPDVTIEENGLSMIVVPSKAMPLVATYLSEKESFDSLVALIGNDWGESLGVVYIVDSTKTNERVVLKTSTTDKENPTLYSVANVWQSADLNEREVYDFFGIRFIGHPDMRRIFLREDWKGYPLRKDYDASPEANPVPETNEYNADTTISLQEQEDGTIKEEERVIFSPEDYVVNIGPQHPATHGVMRFRTAIEGETIKKIDPVCGYIHRGIEKLAEGLTYPQTLHFTDRLDYLSAHQNRHALCMCIEEAMGIEVPERAKYIRTIMDELSRIGSHLLLYSTLCMDLGSITAFIYGFRDRDKVLDIFDDTCGGRLIMNYNKIGGVMADIHPDFVTKVKNFIKYMPKGLEEYHALFSGNVIAKNRMVGVGVLSKEDAIKYGIFGPTGRASGWANDVRKLEPYGVYDKVDFEQVVLPEGDTYARYMIRLKEIEQSMHIIEQLIDNIPEGDYAAKTKPIIKLPEGNFFKRVEGARGAFGVYIESKGDKTPYRMKFVSQGLNLIGAVDHITRGTKIADLIAIGGSLDYVIPDIDR; encoded by the coding sequence ATGTCAAGCATATACGAAAAAATAAAAGCAATAGTCCCTGATGTAACAATCGAGGAGAACGGACTTTCGATGATTGTAGTCCCATCGAAAGCAATGCCATTAGTTGCAACTTATTTAAGCGAAAAAGAGTCATTCGACTCGTTAGTGGCTTTAATCGGAAACGATTGGGGCGAGTCTTTAGGAGTAGTCTATATAGTAGATTCAACAAAGACAAACGAGCGAGTAGTCCTAAAAACATCTACAACAGATAAAGAGAATCCAACACTATATAGTGTAGCAAACGTTTGGCAATCTGCAGATTTGAACGAACGCGAGGTTTATGATTTCTTTGGAATACGTTTCATAGGACACCCTGATATGCGTAGAATTTTCTTGCGCGAGGATTGGAAAGGCTATCCATTAAGAAAAGATTATGACGCTTCGCCCGAAGCAAACCCCGTACCCGAAACAAACGAGTATAATGCCGATACAACAATCTCGCTTCAAGAGCAAGAAGATGGTACAATAAAAGAGGAAGAGAGAGTAATATTCTCACCCGAAGATTATGTCGTAAATATAGGTCCTCAACACCCGGCAACACATGGTGTTATGCGTTTTAGAACAGCAATAGAGGGCGAAACTATAAAGAAAATTGATCCCGTATGCGGATATATTCACCGAGGAATAGAAAAATTGGCAGAGGGATTAACCTACCCACAAACACTTCACTTTACCGATCGTTTAGATTATCTGTCGGCACATCAAAATCGTCACGCACTATGTATGTGTATCGAAGAGGCGATGGGTATTGAGGTTCCAGAAAGAGCAAAATATATTCGTACAATAATGGATGAGTTGTCAAGAATTGGTTCACACCTTCTTTTATACTCAACACTATGTATGGACTTAGGATCTATCACAGCTTTCATATATGGATTCCGCGATAGAGATAAAGTGCTTGATATATTTGATGATACGTGTGGTGGACGTTTGATTATGAACTATAACAAAATTGGAGGAGTTATGGCAGACATACATCCCGATTTTGTTACAAAAGTTAAGAACTTCATCAAATATATGCCTAAAGGATTAGAAGAGTATCATGCGCTATTCTCAGGTAATGTAATTGCAAAGAACCGTATGGTTGGAGTAGGAGTATTATCAAAAGAAGACGCAATCAAATACGGAATCTTCGGACCAACAGGAAGGGCATCAGGATGGGCAAATGACGTTCGTAAATTAGAACCCTATGGAGTATATGACAAAGTAGATTTTGAACAAGTAGTCCTTCCCGAAGGAGATACATACGCTCGTTATATGATAAGATTAAAAGAGATAGAGCAATCAATGCACATAATTGAGCAACTAATTGACAACATTCCAGAAGGCGATTACGCAGCAAAAACTAAACCTATCATAAAATTACCCGAAGGAAACTTCTTTAAACGAGTAGAAGGTGCTCGTGGAGCATTTGGTGTATATATCGAAAGTAAAGGCGACAAAACACCATATCGTATGAAGTTTGTTTCACAAGGATTAAACTTAATAGGTGCAGTAGATCACATTACACGAGGCACAAAAATAGCCGATTTGATAGCAATTGGCGGATCGTTAGATTATGTAATTCCAGATATTGACAGATAA
- a CDS encoding NADH-quinone oxidoreductase subunit B, producing MEVKVDLKSMKHENFKDNEYIEQLVKELREGGTNVIVGVLDDVINWGRSNSLWPLTFATSCCGIEFMSVGAASNDMARFGFEVTRASPRQADFIMVAGTIVHKMAPVLKRLYDQMASPKYVIAVGGCAISGGPFKNSYHVVKGVNEVIPVDVYVPGCPPRPEAMLYGMMQLQRKVKVERFFGGANKKEKTPEKEDK from the coding sequence ATGGAAGTAAAAGTAGATTTGAAGTCGATGAAGCATGAGAACTTCAAAGACAATGAATATATCGAGCAATTAGTAAAAGAGTTGCGCGAAGGAGGAACAAACGTAATAGTTGGAGTTCTTGATGATGTAATCAATTGGGGACGTTCTAACTCACTATGGCCGCTAACATTTGCCACCAGTTGTTGCGGAATAGAATTTATGTCAGTAGGTGCCGCGTCCAATGATATGGCACGATTTGGGTTCGAAGTAACCCGTGCCAGTCCCCGTCAAGCAGACTTCATTATGGTGGCAGGAACAATAGTTCACAAAATGGCTCCGGTTTTAAAACGTCTATATGATCAAATGGCTTCACCCAAATATGTAATTGCGGTAGGAGGATGTGCAATATCAGGCGGACCTTTTAAAAATTCATACCATGTAGTAAAAGGAGTAAATGAGGTAATTCCGGTAGATGTATATGTTCCAGGATGTCCTCCACGTCCTGAGGCAATGTTGTACGGAATGATGCAATTACAAAGAAAAGTAAAAGTAGAACGTTTCTTTGGTGGTGCGAATAAAAAAGAGAAAACCCCTGAAAAAGAAGATAAATAA
- a CDS encoding NADH-quinone oxidoreductase subunit A, with protein MSNLSLLVVVFLTGVSLVAAALAIAKLLAPRTFNPQKGEPYECGIPTRGGSWMQFRVGYYLFAILFLMFDVETVFLFPWAIKVRDMGPEALISVSFFFGVLILGLAYAWKKGALEWK; from the coding sequence ATGAGTAATCTATCATTATTAGTTGTAGTATTCCTAACAGGAGTTTCGTTGGTTGCGGCAGCATTAGCGATAGCAAAACTTTTGGCTCCTCGCACATTTAATCCTCAAAAAGGAGAACCCTATGAGTGTGGAATTCCAACACGAGGAGGTTCGTGGATGCAGTTTAGAGTAGGATACTATTTGTTTGCAATTCTGTTTTTAATGTTTGATGTTGAGACTGTCTTCTTGTTCCCATGGGCAATAAAAGTAAGAGATATGGGACCTGAGGCATTAATAAGTGTTTCGTTCTTTTTCGGAGTACTTATTTTAGGATTGGCATACGCTTGGAAGAAAGGAGCTTTAGAATGGAAGTAA
- a CDS encoding glycosyltransferase, whose translation MKASLIVYIKNNAKTLPLLVEALKQQTEKDFEVIFAQDGCNEQVIKILREIEEEQTLSITHLFHEEESYKREAMLNRAIVEAKSDYLIFIEEGAIPHHKFIEEHIRLSRYGKVVAAKTVELSNELSSDVTLQMVSSKRVHTYMLGKAIRGKVKNSTELFRITNGFMRHFMLSDVWQGLSSANFSLYKEDILSVNGFDERFDAKTEESDFDLELRLMRQGIFTKEERQIATLYKISSVEPLKTTLVAASILEESNTKNHSWTPYGIEKREILSSEED comes from the coding sequence ATGAAGGCATCTCTAATAGTATATATAAAAAACAATGCTAAAACATTACCGCTACTTGTTGAGGCATTAAAACAGCAAACAGAAAAAGATTTTGAGGTAATATTTGCTCAAGATGGATGCAATGAGCAAGTCATTAAAATTTTGAGAGAAATTGAAGAGGAACAAACTCTTTCAATAACTCATCTTTTTCATGAAGAAGAGAGCTATAAAAGGGAAGCAATGCTCAATAGAGCAATAGTAGAGGCAAAATCAGACTACCTTATATTTATAGAGGAGGGGGCAATCCCTCATCATAAATTTATAGAAGAGCATATTCGTTTGTCAAGATACGGGAAGGTGGTTGCAGCAAAAACAGTAGAACTCTCCAATGAATTATCCTCAGATGTGACACTTCAAATGGTGTCATCAAAGAGAGTGCATACTTATATGCTTGGTAAAGCAATAAGAGGGAAAGTAAAAAATAGTACTGAATTATTTCGTATAACCAATGGCTTTATGCGTCACTTTATGCTTAGTGATGTTTGGCAGGGACTCTCATCTGCGAATTTTTCACTCTATAAAGAAGATATATTATCAGTAAATGGATTTGACGAAAGATTTGACGCAAAGACAGAGGAATCAGATTTTGATTTAGAGTTACGTTTAATGCGGCAAGGTATATTTACAAAAGAGGAACGACAAATTGCAACATTGTATAAAATATCTTCAGTTGAACCATTAAAAACAACACTTGTTGCAGCATCAATATTAGAAGAGTCAAATACAAAAAATCACTCATGGACCCCCTATGGAATAGAAAAGCGAGAAATATTAAGCAGTGAAGAAGATTAA
- a CDS encoding nitroreductase family protein, whose translation MNIQEFIKLAQERSSIRKYTNKEVSCEVINQIIESARIAPSAVNFQPWKFIIVKGEKSKQIVRESYNREWFATAPLYIIACGNHEEAWHRSFDGKDHTDIDIAIAVEHICLGATSAGLGTCWVCNFDASKLKTDLSLPENLEPIAIIPLGYPEGDGDVRPKKRKTTEEIVQWLED comes from the coding sequence ATGAATATTCAAGAGTTTATAAAATTAGCCCAAGAACGTTCTTCAATCCGAAAATATACAAATAAAGAGGTCTCTTGTGAGGTTATAAATCAAATAATAGAGTCTGCTCGAATAGCTCCATCGGCTGTAAATTTCCAGCCTTGGAAATTTATAATAGTAAAAGGAGAGAAGTCAAAACAAATAGTAAGAGAGTCATACAATAGAGAGTGGTTTGCAACAGCTCCTTTATATATAATAGCTTGTGGAAACCATGAAGAGGCGTGGCATCGTTCATTTGATGGAAAAGATCATACCGATATTGATATAGCCATAGCGGTAGAACATATATGTTTAGGTGCAACATCAGCAGGTCTTGGGACGTGTTGGGTATGTAATTTTGATGCATCAAAACTAAAAACAGATTTGTCATTACCCGAGAACTTGGAGCCAATAGCTATAATCCCTCTGGGATATCCTGAGGGAGATGGCGATGTTCGTCCAAAAAAACGTAAAACAACAGAGGAGATTGTTCAATGGTTAGAGGATTAA
- a CDS encoding glycosyltransferase, whose amino-acid sequence MDISVVVPLYNEAESLPELHSWIKRVMAENNFTYEIIFVSDGSTDNSWDVIEKLSQEDNAVKGIKFRRNYGKSPALHMGFEKVQGNVVITMDADLQDSPDEIPELYRMITEEGYDLVSGWKQKRYDPKSKTIPTKLFNATARKVTGIKLHDFNCGLKAYRKEVVKSIEVYGDMHRYMPYLAKNAGFTKIGEKVVKHQARKYGVTKFGLDRFVNGYLDLLTLWFFNKFAVKPMHFFGLLGSLMFILGFLSVIVVGANKLISMWIGSSYRLVTESPYFYLALTAMIIGTLLFLAGFIGELIARNSQERNRYNIEKEI is encoded by the coding sequence ATGGATATTTCGGTAGTAGTACCCTTATATAACGAAGCAGAGTCGCTTCCCGAATTACACTCTTGGATAAAGAGAGTAATGGCAGAAAATAATTTTACATACGAAATTATATTTGTAAGTGATGGTAGTACAGACAACTCTTGGGATGTTATAGAAAAGTTGTCGCAAGAAGATAATGCAGTTAAGGGAATAAAATTCCGCAGAAATTACGGAAAGTCTCCAGCACTTCATATGGGATTTGAGAAAGTTCAAGGCAATGTGGTAATCACAATGGATGCCGATTTACAAGACTCTCCCGATGAAATACCTGAGTTGTATAGAATGATAACAGAAGAAGGGTACGATTTGGTGTCAGGATGGAAACAAAAACGCTATGATCCCAAATCGAAAACAATTCCAACAAAACTATTTAATGCAACAGCACGAAAAGTCACAGGAATTAAGTTACATGATTTTAATTGTGGACTGAAAGCATACCGAAAAGAGGTTGTTAAGTCGATTGAGGTTTATGGTGATATGCACCGCTATATGCCATATTTGGCAAAGAATGCAGGTTTTACTAAAATAGGAGAGAAGGTTGTAAAACATCAAGCACGAAAATATGGAGTAACAAAGTTTGGTTTAGATCGCTTTGTTAATGGCTACTTGGATCTTCTAACACTATGGTTCTTTAATAAATTTGCAGTAAAACCAATGCACTTTTTTGGCTTGTTGGGAAGTTTAATGTTTATATTAGGATTTCTATCTGTAATTGTAGTAGGAGCAAATAAACTTATATCAATGTGGATAGGTTCTTCGTACAGATTGGTAACCGAGTCGCCATACTTCTATTTGGCATTAACAGCAATGATTATAGGAACTCTGCTTTTCTTGGCAGGATTTATAGGAGAGTTAATAGCCCGAAATTCACAAGAACGCAACAGATATAATATTGAAAAAGAGATTTAA